The following proteins are encoded in a genomic region of Labeo rohita strain BAU-BD-2019 chromosome 5, IGBB_LRoh.1.0, whole genome shotgun sequence:
- the si:dkey-1k23.3 gene encoding heat shock protein 67B1 isoform X2 gives MAEAIKSPSRPQYCHDVSWNPLSYRWPSVIFNQHYGLPPLLDPQDLSWMEGIFRRLGTSSWPGYLRTPVFAPFTQAPGQHVSTLQREMSGGVSEVVGEMCKWKISLDVNHFAPSEITIKIQDGFLVVAGKHEERQDEHGYIARCFTRKYTLPGGVDAENLQSRLSADGILTVEAPLPSIPLPADVDISIQVDETVGGKQQDGDEPQDGVEAEAKPEGETPEPPVPAELAEGAQVTEQEQQTVSDVSGVEAEAKPEGETPEPSVPAELAEGAQVTEQDQQTVSDVDASREPQPESISEAAPDTIESEREQVAEPREEDKEGAFQEAGIERDEEEVHESADKPQAPETPDTITSEQGEQAEVVQPQVLEGEEGYTDPAVTGDEQSIIGQTQEVFTPQQVLQKEMDVGKM, from the exons ATGGCAGAGGCTATCAAGTCGCCATCCAGGCCTCAATATTGTCATGATGTATCTTGGAATCCCCTGAGCTACAGATGGCCCAGTGTAATCTTTAACCAACATTACGGCCTGCCTCCGTTATTGGACCCTCAAGACCTCAGCTGGATGGAAGGCATCTTCAGAAGGCTGGGGACGTCGTCTTGGCCCGGGTACTTGCGCACACCCGTGTTTGCTCCCTTTACTCAGGCCCCAGGACAGCACGTGTCTACGCTGCAGAGGGAGATGAGTGGAGGGGTGTCGGAAGTGGTTGGTGAGATGTGCAAGTGGAAGATTAGCTTGGATGTCAATCACTTCGCTCCCTCGGAGATCACGATCAAAATACAGGATGGATTTTTGGTAGTTGCAG GTAAGCATGaggaaagacaagatgagcacgGCTACATTGCTAGATGTTTCACAAGAAAATACAC ACTTCCAGGTGGTGTTGATGCTGAAAATCTCCAGTCGCGTCTGTCCGCCGATGGGATCCTTACAGTGGAAGCACCATTACCCAGCATTCCCCTCCCTGCTGATGTCGATATCTCCATCCAG GTGGATGAAACCGTTGGAGGAAAACAACAAGATGGCGACGAGCCTCAAGACGGCGTTGAAGCAGAAGCTAAACCGGAAGGCGAAACTCCCGAACCCCCAGTCCCAGCTGAGCTTGCTGAGGGTGCACAGGTCACCGAACAAGAACAACAGACTGTATCTGACGTATCTGGCGTTGAAGCAGAAGCTAAACCGGAAGGAGAAACTCCCGAACCCTCAGTCCCAGCTGAGCTTGCTGAGGGTGCACAG GTCACCGAACAAGACCAGCAGACTGTATCTGACGTAGATGCATCTAGAGAACCACAACCCGAGTCCATCTCAGAAGCTGCACCAGATACCATTGAGTCTGAAAGAGAGCAGGTTGCTGAACCCAGAGAGGAGGACAAAGAAGGTGCTTTCCAAGAGGCGGGCATCGAACGAGACGAGGAGGAAGTCCATGAGTCTGCAGACAAGCCTCAGGCTCCAGAGACTCCAGACACCATCACCTCCGAGCAAGGAGAGCAGGCAGAGGTCGTGCAGCCTCAGGTACTGGAGGGTGAAGAAGGATATACAGACCCTGCTGTGACAGGAGATGAGCAATCGATCATCGGACAAACCCAGGAGGTGTTCACCCCTCAGCAGGTGCTCCAAAAGGAAATGGATGTTGGAAAAATGTAG
- the hspb8 gene encoding LOW QUALITY PROTEIN: heat shock protein beta-8 (The sequence of the model RefSeq protein was modified relative to this genomic sequence to represent the inferred CDS: deleted 1 base in 1 codon), whose protein sequence is MAEGDYYTMGNRQRIPRDPFREQSLASRFMDDDFGLPPFHDELSMDWPGWARPRLSTRLDAPWTGSLRTGFPRSSMGSPQGYSSRYSESPRRSSAPPTNPDEPWKVCVNVHSFKPEELNVKTKDGFVEVSGKHEEKQDEGGIVTKNFTKKIQIPCDVDPLTVFASLSPEGVLIIEARQTPPYYLYSNEMPAEPMEEPEARPQEPSMASA, encoded by the exons ATGGCAGAAGGGGATTATTACACTATGGGCAACAGACAGAGGATTCCACGGGATCCGTTCCGGGAACAGTCGCTCGCATCTCGATTTATGGACGATGACTTTGGATTGCCACCTTTTCACGACGAGTTATCTATGGACTGGCCCGGCTGGGCACGACCTCGACTGAGCACCCGCCTTGACGCACCGTGGACGGGCTCCTTGCGCACGGGCTTCCCGCGATCAAGCATGGGCTCGCCGCAGGGCTACAGCTCCAGGTACAGCGAGAGCCCGCGCCGATCCAGCGCT CCCCCCACCAACCCTGATGAGCCGTGGAAAGTGTGCGTGAACGTGCACAGCTTCAAACCTGAGGAGCTTAATGTCAAAACTAAAGACGGTTTTGTAGAGGTGTCAG GGAAGCATGAGGAAAAGCAAGACGAGGGCGGAATTGTTACCAAAAACTTCACCAAGAAAATTCA AATCCCGTGCGATGTGGACCCGCTCACTGTGTTCGCCTCTCTGTCTCCGGAAGGGGTTCTCATCATTGAAGCCCGGCAGACCCCTCCATACTACCTCTACAGCAACGAAATGCCTGCAGAACCTATGGAAGAGCCCGAGGCCAGACCTCAGGAACCCAGCATGGCTTCAGCCTAA
- the si:dkey-1k23.3 gene encoding heat shock protein 67B1 isoform X1 produces MAEAIKSPSRPQYCHDVSWNPLSYRWPSVIFNQHYGLPPLLDPQDLSWMEGIFRRLGTSSWPGYLRTPVFAPFTQAPGQHVSTLQREMSGGVSEVVGEMCKWKISLDVNHFAPSEITIKIQDGFLVVAGKHEERQDEHGYIARCFTRKYTLPGGVDAENLQSRLSADGILTVEAPLPSIPLPADVDISIQVDETVGGKQQDGDEPQDGVEAEAKPEGETPEPPVPAELAEGAQVTEQEQQTVSDVSGVEAEAKPEGETPEPSVPAELAEGAQVTEQEQQTVSDVSGVEAEAKPEGETPEPSVPAELPEGAQVTEQDQQTVSDVDASREPQPESISEAAPDTIESEREQVAEPREEDKEGAFQEAGIERDEEEVHESADKPQAPETPDTITSEQGEQAEVVQPQVLEGEEGYTDPAVTGDEQSIIGQTQEVFTPQQVLQKEMDVGKM; encoded by the exons ATGGCAGAGGCTATCAAGTCGCCATCCAGGCCTCAATATTGTCATGATGTATCTTGGAATCCCCTGAGCTACAGATGGCCCAGTGTAATCTTTAACCAACATTACGGCCTGCCTCCGTTATTGGACCCTCAAGACCTCAGCTGGATGGAAGGCATCTTCAGAAGGCTGGGGACGTCGTCTTGGCCCGGGTACTTGCGCACACCCGTGTTTGCTCCCTTTACTCAGGCCCCAGGACAGCACGTGTCTACGCTGCAGAGGGAGATGAGTGGAGGGGTGTCGGAAGTGGTTGGTGAGATGTGCAAGTGGAAGATTAGCTTGGATGTCAATCACTTCGCTCCCTCGGAGATCACGATCAAAATACAGGATGGATTTTTGGTAGTTGCAG GTAAGCATGaggaaagacaagatgagcacgGCTACATTGCTAGATGTTTCACAAGAAAATACAC ACTTCCAGGTGGTGTTGATGCTGAAAATCTCCAGTCGCGTCTGTCCGCCGATGGGATCCTTACAGTGGAAGCACCATTACCCAGCATTCCCCTCCCTGCTGATGTCGATATCTCCATCCAG GTGGATGAAACCGTTGGAGGAAAACAACAAGATGGCGACGAGCCTCAAGACGGCGTTGAAGCAGAAGCTAAACCGGAAGGCGAAACTCCCGAACCCCCAGTCCCAGCTGAGCTTGCTGAGGGTGCACAGGTCACCGAACAAGAACAACAGACTGTATCTGACGTATCTGGCGTTGAAGCAGAAGCTAAACCGGAAGGAGAAACTCCCGAACCCTCAGTCCCAGCTGAGCTTGCTGAGGGTGCACAGGTCACCGAACAAGAACAGCAGACTGTATCTGACGTATCTGGCGTTGAAGCAGAAGCTAAACCAGAAGGAGAAACTCCCGAACCCTCAGTCCCAGCTGAGCTTCCTGAGGGTGCACAGGTCACCGAACAAGACCAGCAGACTGTATCTGACGTAGATGCATCTAGAGAACCACAACCCGAGTCCATCTCAGAAGCTGCACCAGATACCATTGAGTCTGAAAGAGAGCAGGTTGCTGAACCCAGAGAGGAGGACAAAGAAGGTGCTTTCCAAGAGGCGGGCATCGAACGAGACGAGGAGGAAGTCCATGAGTCTGCAGACAAGCCTCAGGCTCCAGAGACTCCAGACACCATCACCTCCGAGCAAGGAGAGCAGGCAGAGGTCGTGCAGCCTCAGGTACTGGAGGGTGAAGAAGGATATACAGACCCTGCTGTGACAGGAGATGAGCAATCGATCATCGGACAAACCCAGGAGGTGTTCACCCCTCAGCAGGTGCTCCAAAAGGAAATGGATGTTGGAAAAATGTAG
- the si:dkey-1k23.3 gene encoding heat shock protein 67B1 isoform X4, translating to MAEAIKSPSRPQYCHDVSWNPLSYRWPSVIFNQHYGLPPLLDPQDLSWMEGIFRRLGTSSWPGYLRTPVFAPFTQAPGQHVSTLQREMSGGVSEVVGEMCKWKISLDVNHFAPSEITIKIQDGFLVVAGKHEERQDEHGYIARCFTRKYTLPGGVDAENLQSRLSADGILTVEAPLPSIPLPADVDISIQVDETVGGKQQDGDEPQDGVEAEAKPEGETPEPSVPAELAEGAQVTEQEQQTVSDVSGVEAEAKPEGETPEPSVPAELPEGAQVTEQDQQTVSDVDASREPQPESISEAAPDTIESEREQVAEPREEDKEGAFQEAGIERDEEEVHESADKPQAPETPDTITSEQGEQAEVVQPQVLEGEEGYTDPAVTGDEQSIIGQTQEVFTPQQVLQKEMDVGKM from the exons ATGGCAGAGGCTATCAAGTCGCCATCCAGGCCTCAATATTGTCATGATGTATCTTGGAATCCCCTGAGCTACAGATGGCCCAGTGTAATCTTTAACCAACATTACGGCCTGCCTCCGTTATTGGACCCTCAAGACCTCAGCTGGATGGAAGGCATCTTCAGAAGGCTGGGGACGTCGTCTTGGCCCGGGTACTTGCGCACACCCGTGTTTGCTCCCTTTACTCAGGCCCCAGGACAGCACGTGTCTACGCTGCAGAGGGAGATGAGTGGAGGGGTGTCGGAAGTGGTTGGTGAGATGTGCAAGTGGAAGATTAGCTTGGATGTCAATCACTTCGCTCCCTCGGAGATCACGATCAAAATACAGGATGGATTTTTGGTAGTTGCAG GTAAGCATGaggaaagacaagatgagcacgGCTACATTGCTAGATGTTTCACAAGAAAATACAC ACTTCCAGGTGGTGTTGATGCTGAAAATCTCCAGTCGCGTCTGTCCGCCGATGGGATCCTTACAGTGGAAGCACCATTACCCAGCATTCCCCTCCCTGCTGATGTCGATATCTCCATCCAG GTGGATGAAACCGTTGGAGGAAAACAACAAGATGGCGACGAGCCTCAAGACGGCGTTGAAGCAGAAGCTAAACCGGAAG GAGAAACTCCCGAACCCTCAGTCCCAGCTGAGCTTGCTGAGGGTGCACAGGTCACCGAACAAGAACAGCAGACTGTATCTGACGTATCTGGCGTTGAAGCAGAAGCTAAACCAGAAGGAGAAACTCCCGAACCCTCAGTCCCAGCTGAGCTTCCTGAGGGTGCACAGGTCACCGAACAAGACCAGCAGACTGTATCTGACGTAGATGCATCTAGAGAACCACAACCCGAGTCCATCTCAGAAGCTGCACCAGATACCATTGAGTCTGAAAGAGAGCAGGTTGCTGAACCCAGAGAGGAGGACAAAGAAGGTGCTTTCCAAGAGGCGGGCATCGAACGAGACGAGGAGGAAGTCCATGAGTCTGCAGACAAGCCTCAGGCTCCAGAGACTCCAGACACCATCACCTCCGAGCAAGGAGAGCAGGCAGAGGTCGTGCAGCCTCAGGTACTGGAGGGTGAAGAAGGATATACAGACCCTGCTGTGACAGGAGATGAGCAATCGATCATCGGACAAACCCAGGAGGTGTTCACCCCTCAGCAGGTGCTCCAAAAGGAAATGGATGTTGGAAAAATGTAG
- the si:dkey-1k23.3 gene encoding heat shock protein 67B1 isoform X3: MAEAIKSPSRPQYCHDVSWNPLSYRWPSVIFNQHYGLPPLLDPQDLSWMEGIFRRLGTSSWPGYLRTPVFAPFTQAPGQHVSTLQREMSGGVSEVVGEMCKWKISLDVNHFAPSEITIKIQDGFLVVAGKHEERQDEHGYIARCFTRKYTLPGGVDAENLQSRLSADGILTVEAPLPSIPLPADVDISIQVDETVGGKQQDGDEPQDGVEAEAKPEGETPEPPVPAELAEGAQVTEQEQQTVSDVSGVEAEAKPEGETPEPSVPAELPEGAQVTEQDQQTVSDVDASREPQPESISEAAPDTIESEREQVAEPREEDKEGAFQEAGIERDEEEVHESADKPQAPETPDTITSEQGEQAEVVQPQVLEGEEGYTDPAVTGDEQSIIGQTQEVFTPQQVLQKEMDVGKM, from the exons ATGGCAGAGGCTATCAAGTCGCCATCCAGGCCTCAATATTGTCATGATGTATCTTGGAATCCCCTGAGCTACAGATGGCCCAGTGTAATCTTTAACCAACATTACGGCCTGCCTCCGTTATTGGACCCTCAAGACCTCAGCTGGATGGAAGGCATCTTCAGAAGGCTGGGGACGTCGTCTTGGCCCGGGTACTTGCGCACACCCGTGTTTGCTCCCTTTACTCAGGCCCCAGGACAGCACGTGTCTACGCTGCAGAGGGAGATGAGTGGAGGGGTGTCGGAAGTGGTTGGTGAGATGTGCAAGTGGAAGATTAGCTTGGATGTCAATCACTTCGCTCCCTCGGAGATCACGATCAAAATACAGGATGGATTTTTGGTAGTTGCAG GTAAGCATGaggaaagacaagatgagcacgGCTACATTGCTAGATGTTTCACAAGAAAATACAC ACTTCCAGGTGGTGTTGATGCTGAAAATCTCCAGTCGCGTCTGTCCGCCGATGGGATCCTTACAGTGGAAGCACCATTACCCAGCATTCCCCTCCCTGCTGATGTCGATATCTCCATCCAG GTGGATGAAACCGTTGGAGGAAAACAACAAGATGGCGACGAGCCTCAAGACGGCGTTGAAGCAGAAGCTAAACCGGAAGGCGAAACTCCCGAACCCCCAGTCCCAGCTGAGCTTGCTGAGGGTGCACAG GTCACCGAACAAGAACAGCAGACTGTATCTGACGTATCTGGCGTTGAAGCAGAAGCTAAACCAGAAGGAGAAACTCCCGAACCCTCAGTCCCAGCTGAGCTTCCTGAGGGTGCACAGGTCACCGAACAAGACCAGCAGACTGTATCTGACGTAGATGCATCTAGAGAACCACAACCCGAGTCCATCTCAGAAGCTGCACCAGATACCATTGAGTCTGAAAGAGAGCAGGTTGCTGAACCCAGAGAGGAGGACAAAGAAGGTGCTTTCCAAGAGGCGGGCATCGAACGAGACGAGGAGGAAGTCCATGAGTCTGCAGACAAGCCTCAGGCTCCAGAGACTCCAGACACCATCACCTCCGAGCAAGGAGAGCAGGCAGAGGTCGTGCAGCCTCAGGTACTGGAGGGTGAAGAAGGATATACAGACCCTGCTGTGACAGGAGATGAGCAATCGATCATCGGACAAACCCAGGAGGTGTTCACCCCTCAGCAGGTGCTCCAAAAGGAAATGGATGTTGGAAAAATGTAG
- the si:dkey-1k23.3 gene encoding heat shock protein 67B1 isoform X5 → MAEAIKSPSRPQYCHDVSWNPLSYRWPSVIFNQHYGLPPLLDPQDLSWMEGIFRRLGTSSWPGYLRTPVFAPFTQAPGQHVSTLQREMSGGVSEVVGEMCKWKISLDVNHFAPSEITIKIQDGFLVVAGKHEERQDEHGYIARCFTRKYTLPGGVDAENLQSRLSADGILTVEAPLPSIPLPADVDISIQVDETVGGKQQDGDEPQDGVEAEAKPEGETPEPPVPAELAEGAQVTEQDQQTVSDVDASREPQPESISEAAPDTIESEREQVAEPREEDKEGAFQEAGIERDEEEVHESADKPQAPETPDTITSEQGEQAEVVQPQVLEGEEGYTDPAVTGDEQSIIGQTQEVFTPQQVLQKEMDVGKM, encoded by the exons ATGGCAGAGGCTATCAAGTCGCCATCCAGGCCTCAATATTGTCATGATGTATCTTGGAATCCCCTGAGCTACAGATGGCCCAGTGTAATCTTTAACCAACATTACGGCCTGCCTCCGTTATTGGACCCTCAAGACCTCAGCTGGATGGAAGGCATCTTCAGAAGGCTGGGGACGTCGTCTTGGCCCGGGTACTTGCGCACACCCGTGTTTGCTCCCTTTACTCAGGCCCCAGGACAGCACGTGTCTACGCTGCAGAGGGAGATGAGTGGAGGGGTGTCGGAAGTGGTTGGTGAGATGTGCAAGTGGAAGATTAGCTTGGATGTCAATCACTTCGCTCCCTCGGAGATCACGATCAAAATACAGGATGGATTTTTGGTAGTTGCAG GTAAGCATGaggaaagacaagatgagcacgGCTACATTGCTAGATGTTTCACAAGAAAATACAC ACTTCCAGGTGGTGTTGATGCTGAAAATCTCCAGTCGCGTCTGTCCGCCGATGGGATCCTTACAGTGGAAGCACCATTACCCAGCATTCCCCTCCCTGCTGATGTCGATATCTCCATCCAG GTGGATGAAACCGTTGGAGGAAAACAACAAGATGGCGACGAGCCTCAAGACGGCGTTGAAGCAGAAGCTAAACCGGAAGGCGAAACTCCCGAACCCCCAGTCCCAGCTGAGCTTGCTGAGGGTGCACAG GTCACCGAACAAGACCAGCAGACTGTATCTGACGTAGATGCATCTAGAGAACCACAACCCGAGTCCATCTCAGAAGCTGCACCAGATACCATTGAGTCTGAAAGAGAGCAGGTTGCTGAACCCAGAGAGGAGGACAAAGAAGGTGCTTTCCAAGAGGCGGGCATCGAACGAGACGAGGAGGAAGTCCATGAGTCTGCAGACAAGCCTCAGGCTCCAGAGACTCCAGACACCATCACCTCCGAGCAAGGAGAGCAGGCAGAGGTCGTGCAGCCTCAGGTACTGGAGGGTGAAGAAGGATATACAGACCCTGCTGTGACAGGAGATGAGCAATCGATCATCGGACAAACCCAGGAGGTGTTCACCCCTCAGCAGGTGCTCCAAAAGGAAATGGATGTTGGAAAAATGTAG